The genomic interval GATACGCGGTCAGCCAGTAGCCGCCCAGCGCCAGCACGCCGAGCGCGATCACCAGCAGCGTGATCCGTACGCCGCGCCGCTTGAGCGGGGACGGGCGGGGCGCCTTCGCGGTATCGTCCGCAGCGCCGTCGGGCGCAGTCTCGGTCGGGGATTCGGTATCGGTTTGTGACAAGGGGCCATCCTTCGCGGGATTCGTTTCGAATCGAAATGCACTTGCCAGATGCTCGCACATGCAGCATATTGCAAGCCCACATATTGAGGAACCTCAACAAAGAATGTCCGATCTCGAAGCCATCGTTTCGGCCTATGCCCGCCTCTATCTGGACCTCACGCGGACGCTCGACCGTCGCATGGCGGACGAGGGCATGTCGCTCGCGCGAACGAAGCTGCTGATCTGTCTGCAAAAGAACGGTTCGATGCGCGGCACCGCCATCGCCGACTTCTTCAACCAGTCACCGCGCACCGTGACCGAGGCGATCGACGGTCTCGAGCGAGACGGGTTCGTCGAACGCACGCCCGATCCGACCGATCGCCGGGCGAAGCTGATCGGGATCACCCGCGAGGGCGTGGGCGCGGTGCGCACGACCGAGCCGCTGCGCGAACGGATCATCGGTCAGACCTTCGGTGTGCTGGACGACGACGAACGGGCGATGCTGGGGCACCTTATCGGCAAGGTGGACGGCGCGCTCGCCCGCCTGCGCGAGGGTTCCGACTAGGGCCGCGGCGGCAAGGGATGCTTGCGGGGCGGTCAACCCTCGTCGTAATCGTCCAGTTCGTCGCCCGTCAGCGTGACGACGTGGACGAGGTTGGTCGCGCCCGCCTGGCCGAAGGGAACGCCCGCCATCACCGCCAGCCGGCTGCCCGATCCGCCGAATCCATGCCGCAAGGCCATGCGCCGGGCCTTGGCGACCATTTCCTCGAAACTGCCGATATCCTTGGTCGCCACCGGATGGGCTCCCCACAGCAGCGCCGTGCGCCGCGCGACCTGCGGCGATGGCGTCAGCACCATGACCGGCACGGCGGGACGTTCGCGCGCGGTGCGCCGGGCGCTGCTGCCGGAAAAGGTGAACACCGCAATGGCGCTGATCGTCACCGTGTCGGCGATGGTCATGCAGGCGTGGGCCAGCGCGTCGGCGGTGGTCGGATCGGGCGGCGTATCGAGCAGCCGCACGCGCATCGTGTAGGCGTCGTCCTTTTCCACCTGCCGAGCGATGGAATCCATCATCAGCACCGCCTCCTCGGGCCAGTCGCCCGCCGCCGTCTCGGCGCTCAGCATCACGCAATCCGCCCCGTCATAGACGGCGTTGGCGACGTCGGAGACCTCGGCACGGGTGGGCGCGGGGCTCTCGATCATGGATTCGAGCATCTGCGTCGCGACGATCACCGGCTTGCCCGTCAGCCGGGTGGCGTTGACGATCTTCTTCTGCAGCGGAGGCACTTCCTCGGGGTTCAGCTCGACGCCCAGATCGCCGCGCGCGACCATGATCGCGTCCGCCATGTCGATGATCTCGTCCAGCCGGCGCACGGCGGACGGCTTCTCGATCTTGGCGCACAGCGAACCGCGTCCGCCCATCAGCTTGCGCGCCTCGGCCAGGTCGGCGGGGCGCTGCACGAAGCTGAGGCCGATCCAGTCCGCGCCCTGGTCGAGCGCGAAGGCGAGGTCGCGGCGGTCCTTCTCGGTCAGCGCGGGTATGGGAATCTCTGCATCGGGAACGTTGACGCCCTTGCGATCGGAGATGACGCCGCCGACTTCCGCCTTGCACACGATCCGCCCGGCCTCGACCGATCTGACGCGAAAGCGCATCTTGCCGTCGTTCACCAGCAGCCGCTGCCCCTCGGCGATGACCTGGAAGATCTCCGGATGCGGCAGGAGGACGCGGTTCTCGTCGCCCGGCTCTTCCGACCGGTCGAAGGTGAAGGTGCCGCCATGCGGGATGCGCGCACTGCCGTTGGCGAAGGTGCCCACCCGCAGCTTCGGCCCCTGGAGGTCGGCGAGGATCGCGATGGGACGGGCGAATTCCGCCTCCAGCTCGCGGATGGCGGCGATGGTTCGGGCGTGAACCGCGTGCTCGCCGTGGCTCATGTTCACGCGGAAGGCGTCGGCGCCGGCGCGGAACAGGCGGCGCAGCATGTCGGGCTGGTTGCAGGCCGGACCGGTGGTGGCGAGGATCTTGACCTTGCGGCCGCGCGGTTCGAGCCTGGGGGGCGTGTCGGTGCTTTCCATGTCGGCGGTGCCTATGGCAGGGCGATGCGACAACACAAGGCAGAACAAGGACCGCACCCGCCATGACCGACGCCCCCGATTCTCTCGACGCCCTGCCCGACGCCGTCGCCGCCGCCGCCTTCCGCCGTCTGGTGCGGCACCTGCGCCACCGCAGCGACGCGCAGAATATCGACCTGATGGGGCTGTCGGGCTTTTGCCGCAACTGCCTCGCGGACTGGATCCGCGATGCCGGTTACGAAGGCGACAAGGGCGAAGCGCGCGCGCTGATCCACGGGATGCCGATGGACGAATGGAAGGCCCGCCATCAGCGCGAGGCGACGCCCGAACAGATCGGGCGGATGCAGGAAAGCGTGGCGAAGAACGCGCGCTGACGCGCTATTTCTCCACACCCGCTTCACCCGCATCGCCCGCGCCGCTAACCAGCCGGCCAACCGATTCTCACCCCCCCTGATTCACGGAGCATGACGATGGCCGACGGCGAAGCCGATACCGACGCGCAGGATACCAACGTGCAGGCGACCGACGATCGCCTGCGCCTGCTGATCGAGCGGATCGAGCGCCTCGAGGAAGAGAAGAAGGGCATCGCCGACGACATTCGCGACGTCTATTCGGAAGCCAAGGCGGTCGGTTACGACACCAAGATCATGCGCCAGATCGTGCGCCTGCGGAAGATGGACGCCAACGATCGCAGCGAGCAGGAGATGATCCTCGACACCTACAAGGCGGCGCTCGGCATGCGCTGAGGCACCACTCACCCTTGTTGCGCCGTTTTCACGGAACGGGGCGGCGCGCGGCGCGGTTGATAGGGTGACACGACCCACCCGCAACCGGAAGAAAGCCGCCCCATGACCGACAGACTCGACGAAACCGACGACGCCCAGTTCATTCACGCGGTGGATGAAGAGCCGCGCATGCCCGGGCATGAAAGCGACATGGAAAACAAGCCCGACTGGCAGCCGCGCTATCCCGGCAGCGGGCGGATGGAGGGCAAGGTCGCCATCGTCACCGGCGCCGACAGCGGCATCGGCCGCGCCACCGCCGTGCTCTTCGCGCGGGAGGGGGCGAAGGTCGCCATCGCCTATCTGTGCGAACACGACGATGCCAACAAGACCCGCGAACTGTGCGAGGCCGAAGGGGCCGACGTCATGCTCTCGGCCGGGGATCTTGGCGACCAGAAGCACTGCGAGGGCCTGGTCGAGGCGGTGATGGACCGCTTCGGGCGGATCGACAGCCTGATACAGATCGCCGGCGAGCAGCACCCCGACAAGGAGGTGGGCGACATCACGCCCGAACAGCTCCAGCGCACCTTCCAGACCAACATCTATTCCATGTTCTACATGGCGCAGGCCGTGCGGCCGCATCTGAAAGAGGGCGCCACCATCGTCAACTGCACCAGCGTGACGATGTACAAGGGTGCGCCGATCCTGCTCGACTACAGCGCCACCAAGGGGGCGATCACCGCCTTCACCCGCTCGCTGAGCGAGAACCTGGTGGAGGACGGCATCCGCGTGAACGCCGTCGCGCCCGGCCCGATCTGGTCGCCGCTCAACCCGTTCGGCGGGCAGCCGCCCGAGAACATTCCCGATTTCGGCGAGGACACCCCGATGGGCCGCCCCGGCCAGCCGAACGAGGTGGCCCCCGCCTTCCTGTTCCTCGCCTGCGAGGACAGCTCCTACATGAGCGGGCAGGTGCTGCATCCCAATGGCGGGATCATCGTCAACGGCTGAACTTGCGTGCGCCGGTGTATCGCACTAGCAATACGCCGGCACCACAACGCAGGAGCAACACATGGCCGGACCCTGGAAGGACGCGCGCGGCGTCATCGTCACCACAACGCCCACGGTGGAAGGGCGCCCGATCGAGGATTATCTCGGCATCGTGACGGGCGAGGTGATCGTCGGCGCGAACCTGTTCCGCGACCTGTTCGCCAATATCCGCGACATCGTGGGTGGCCGCTCGGGCAGCTACGAGCGCATCCTGCGCGACGCGCGCGAACAGGCGATAGAGGAATTGCAGGCCGAATGCGCCAGCCGCGGCGGCAACGCGGTGGTCGGCGTCGATCTCGATTACGAGGTGATCGGCGATACCGGGTCCATGCTGATGGTCAGCGCCAGCGGCACGGCGGTGCGGGTTTGAGCGGATAAAGGTCCGGTGGGTTCAATCCACACGAAACGAGGCATCTGGCATCCTGTATTCTGGCCGAATGTCTTGTGCGCGATCTTGGCGGGGGCAAGCCTGACCCTCTCTTTGGGGTGGCTTACGACCGCTCGCTGGACCGAGGTGCGAGATTACGAGGACATTTGGCTCGCAGGGCTCCAGATCGCAATACTTGCGCCGCTGACCGCCGTTTATTTGTGGAATATTTGTCGCTCGGCAACGCCCGCGTCGTTCAATCTGCGCGCTCTTGCCAACGCCATCGCAGCGGGAGCCTTGCTCCTTCTACTTATTGTCGGTCAGCGCGATCTAGCGGTCGTTGCAATCGCGGGTGTTGCAAGCATTGGACCGCTTTCAGCCCTGCTCCTTTCATGCCGATCTAAGCTCACGGAAACGGATTAACGAGCTCTTGATGAGCGGATTGGTTGCCCCCAGCCGCACACCGGGTGTAAGGCGCTCCGCATAGCGGGACCCCACCTACGGGGTCCCCAAAAAGTACCACTTTTTGGGGTAATCATGGCAGGCCATTCCAAGTTCAAGAACATCATGCATCGCAAGGGGGCGCAGGACAAGAAGCGCTCCAACCTGTTCTCCAAGCTCAGCCGCGAGATCACCGTGGCCGCGAAATCGGGTATGCCCGATCCCGAGATGAACCCGCGCCTGCGCCTCGCGGTCAACACGGCCAAGGCGCAGTCCATGCCCAAGGACAACATCCAGCGCGCCATCGACAAGGCGAGCGCGGCGGACGGCGAGAACTACGAGGAGGTCCGCTACGAAGGCTACGGCCCCGGCGGCAGCGCGATCATCGTCGAGACGCTGACCGACAACCGCAACCGCACCGCCACCGCGATGCGCACCGCGTTCAGCAAGCACGGCGGGAACCTGGGCACCGAAGGCACCGTGGTTCACGGGTTCGAGCGGCTGGGCTACATCCAGTATCCCGCCGAGGCCGGCGGCGAGGACAAGGTGCTCGAAGCCGCGCTGGAAGCGGGCGCGCAGGATATCACCAGCACCGATCACGGGCACGAGATATGGACCGCGCCCGAAGACCTGCACCAGGTCGCCGGCGATCTCGAAAAGGCGCTGGGTGAGGCGCAGGAGGTGAAGCTCGCGTGGAAGCCCAACCTGACCGTCGACATGGACGAACAGGGCGCCTCCACGCTGCTCAAACTGATCGACGTGCTCGACGACGACGACGACGTGCAGACCGTGTGGGGCAATTACGACATCTCCGACGAGGTAATGGAGAAGGTGGAGGGGTGATCGCCTTCGCCGCGAAGGCGCTGCTGGCCGGCGTCATGATCGCGGCGATCGCGGAGGTCGGTCGCCGTCTGCCCGCGGCGGCGGCGCTGATCGCCAGCCTGCCGCTGGTATCCATCCTCGGCATGATCTTCCTGTGGCAGGCGCGACCCGATGCCGAGAACATGGCGGCGCACTCGCAGGCGACCTTCTGGTACGTCCTGCCCAGCCTGCCGATGTTCCTGGTGATACCGGTCATGCTGCGCGCGGGCTGGCCGTTCTGGCCGTCGCTCGCGATCGGTTGCGCGCTGACCGTGGCGCTCTATCTGGCGATGGTGCAGTTCGGCCCCCGGCTCGGGCTGCGGCTGTGACGGCCGGCTCGTGCTGATCCTCGGCCTCGATCCCTCGCTCAGCTGCACCGGCTGGGGCGTGCTGCGGGTGGAGGGTAGCCGCATCGCCCACCTCGCCAATGGCGAGATCAGGACGCAACCCAGGGCGCCCATCGCCCTGCGCCTGCATTATCTGCACGACGGGATCGCCGCCGTGATCGCGGCCTACGCGCCGGACAGGGCGGCGGCAGAGGAGGTGTTCGTCAACAAGAACCCGCAATCGACGCTCAAGCTCGCCCAGGCGCGCGGCTGCGTACTCGCGGCGTGCGGCGCGCGCGGGCTGTCGGTGCGCGAACACGCGGCGCGGGCGGTGAAGAAGGCGGTGGTCGGCACCGGGGGCGCGGACAAGACCCAGGTGCAGGCGATGCTGGCCGTGCTGCTGCCCGGTGTGGCGGTTGCGGGGGCCGATGCGGCCGATGCGCTCGCCGTCGCCATTGCCGACGCGCATCTGGGGTAGCGAGCATGCGCCCATGCTCCCCTGCGCCCACGCGGCTATTCGCCCCCCAACCGTCCCGCGTGACGAAAACGATCGCATCTTTCCTACACGCACACCCGCCGTCCAGAGCGCCCCGATGCCTTGCACTCGCGCCCGTCCGTTTTCGTCCGCCACAAGTGTCAACTTCGCGATCCGGCCCGAAAATCGCGGAAACGCGCGGGTCGGGAGGGGTGCGGCGCGCTTGTCGGGGTGTCAACTTCGTCAGGCGGACCAGCAGGCTCGACACTGCGATTCCGAACGGCCCGCCCCCACTTCAGAACAGGAAACCCGCGCATGATCCACCTTTATGGCATCCCCAATTGCGACACCGTGCGAAAGGCGCGCCGCTGGCTCGAGGGGGAGGGGCTGGATTACGCCTTCCACGATCTGAAGCGCGAGGGAGTGGAGCGCGAAGCGCTGGAGCGGTGGGCGGACGAGTGCGGCTGGGAAGTGCTGCTCAACCGGCGCGGCACGACGTTCCGCCGGCTGGACGATGATGCGAAGGCCGACATCGACAGGGCGAAGGCGATCGACCTGATGCTGGACCACCCCACTCTCATCAAGCGCCCGGTGATGGAGCGCGAGGGGGATCGGCATATCCTGGTGGGTTTCGCGCAGAGCGAATGGAAGAATGCCCTATGCTGAAAGACTGCCAGCGATTACAATGCTATACCGCGCAGCATCGGGTCACGCGGCGCGCGCGGTGACGATATAGTTGAGCGAAAGGTCGTCCGACAGATGCAGGCCCCTGTCGGGGCGCCAGGCGATGCCCTTCGGCTCGCCCATCGCGAGCCCGGCATGGGCCAGCAGATCGGCGAGTTCGCCGGGCGTGACGAAGTCGTCCCAATGGTGCGTGCCGCGCGGCACCGCGCCGATCGCCTCCGCCGCGCCGACCAGCAGTGCGCGGCTTGCCAGCGTGCGATTGGGGGTGGACAGGACCATCAGTCCGCCATCGGTCAGGTGCGTGGCCAGCTGGACGGCGAAGGCCTGCTTGTCGGCGACGTGCTCGATCACCTCCATCGCCGTGACGAGATCGAACCGTCCGAGGCCGAGCTGACCCAGTTCGCCGGGCATGTAGCGGATGTCGAGCCCGGCCCCGTCGGCATGGGCGGCGGCGACGGCGGTGTTCTCGGGCGCGGCATCCACGCCCGTCACCTCTCCGCCCAGCCGGGCGAGCGGCTCGCACAGCAAGCCGGCACCGCAGCCGACGTCGAGCGCGCTCCTGCCGGCGAGCGGCTTCACGCCTTCCACATCGCCGCCCCAGTGCATGTCGATCGCCTCGCGCAGGAAGGCGAGCCGCACCGGATTGAGCCGGTGGAGCATGGCGGACGAACCGCTCGGATCCCACCACCGGTCCGCCAGCGCGCCGAAATGCGCGGCCTCCCCGGGTCGGATCGTTGCCGAACTGGTTGCAGTTGTGACAGTTGCGTCTGGCATGCTTGCTCCCTAACAGCGCGCTCGAAACCTTACCAGCAACGCATGAGGGGCGCGACTTGGCCCGCATAGTGATGAAATTCGGCGGCACCAGCGTCGCGGGCACCGAACGCATCCGCCGCGTGGCCAATATCGTGCGCGCGCAGGCGGCAGGCGGCAACGAGGTCGCCGTGGTGGTGAGCGCGATGGCGGGCGAGACCGACAGGCTCGTGAATTTCTGCCGCGAGGCCAACCCGCTCTACGACCCGGCCGAATACGATGTCGTGGTGGCGAGCGGCGAACAGGTGACGAGCGGGCTGCTCGCGCTCACCCTGCAGGCCATGGGCTGCAAGGCGCGCAGCTGGCTCGGCTGGCAATTGCCCGTCCGCACCTTCGCCAACCACGCCAATGCGCGGGTCGCAGAGATCCAGGCGGAAGTGCTGGCCAGTTCGATGGCGGCGGGGGAGATCGCCGTGATCCCGGGCTTCCAGGGCCTGTCCGACGACAACCGCATCACCACGATGGGGCGCGGCGGATCGGATACCAGCGCGGTTGCCGTGGCGGCGGCGGTGAATGCTGACCGCTGCGACATCTATACCGATGTCGACGGCGTCTACACCACCGATCCGCGGATCGTGGCCCGGGCGCGCAAGATCAAGTACGTCTCCTACGAGGAGATGCTCGAACTCGCCTCGGTCGGCGCGAAGGTCTTGCAGACCCGCTCCGTCAGCCTGGCGATGAAGCGCAATGTCCGGGTGCAGGTGCTGTCATCCTTCGTCGACGACGGCGCGCCGCCCGCCGACACCATTCCCGGCACGATGATCGTCTCCGAAAGGGAGATGCAGGAAATCCTGGAGAATACCGACATGGAACGCCAGACCGTCACCGGCATAGCCCACGACAAGAACGAGGCGCGCGTCGTGCTCACCCGCGTGCCCGACGAGCCCGGTGCCGTGGCCGACATCTTCACCCCGCTGGGCGAGGCCGGCATCAACGTGGACATGATCATCCAGAACGTCGGCCGCGACAAGGGCGAGACCGACGTGACCTTTACCGTTCCGCAGGCTGAACTCGCCCGGGCGCAGGCCCTGCTGGAAGACAGGCAGGGGGCGATCGGGTTCAACCGCCTCATCACCGATGCGAAGGTCGCCAAGATCAGCGTCGTGGGCATGGGCATGAAAAGTCATGCGGGCGTCGCCGCCACCATGTTCAAGGCGCTGGCCGATCGCGGGATCAACGTACAGGCGATCTCGACCTCGGAAATCAAGGTCAGCGTGCTGATCGACGAGGACGAGACCGAACTGGCGGTGCGCGTGCTGCACACCGCCTACGGCCTCGACGCGGCGGAGATCGCCGCCTAGCGAGCAGGCTCAGTCGGCAGCTTCGGTCTCCTTGCCCTGCGGCTGCGCCATGCGGCGGTGCAGCTTCGCGATGAGCGGGGCGGGGAGGATGTCGGCAACGAGGTATTGCAGCTTGTTCATGATGCCGCTGACCTCCTTGATCTCGCCCTTGATCAGGGCGTCGTAGCCGTCCTCGGCCACCTTGGCCGGGTCCGCCTTCTTCGACTGGCCGACCGAGGTATCCTCCATGCCGGCCCGTTCGAAGAACGCGGTATCGGTCGCGCCGGGGAGCAGGCAGGTGACGACGAGATCGGTTTCCTTCAATTCGTTGGCGAGGCCCACGCAGAAGTCGTCGATGAAGGCCTTGGTCGAATTGTAAACCAGATTGAACGGTCCCGGCATGTCGCCGACGATCGATCCGGTCACCAGCATGCGCCCGCTGCCCCGCGCCTTCATCCGTCCCCCGATCTTGTGGATGAGGGAGATCGTGCCCGTCACGTTCGTGTCGAGCGCGTGCTTGATCGCGTCCCAGTCCTGATCGAGGAAGGCACCGCCATCGCCATTACCGGCATTGGCGACGAGCACGTCCACGTTCCGGTCGCCGACCGCATCCATCACCGCGGCGATGCCGTCACGGGTGGCGAGGTTGGTCTGCAACGTCTCGACCTCGGCCGCACCGAGCTCCCGGGCGGCGGTTTCGGCCTGTGACAAGTCTTCGTTGGCGACCAGCAACAGCGCGCAGCCATCCTTCGCTATCAGTTTTGTCAGTTCCAGACCGATGCCGCTGCTCGCACCGGTGACGATGACGAAGCCGGTCAGCTTGTCGACGGGGTTCTTGCTCATTGTGTCGTCTCCATTCCGGGCTTCAGCACGACCTTCGTCCAGCTGTCCTGCTTTTCCCTGAAATTCTTGTACCCCGTCGCCGCCTCTTCCAGAGGAAGCCGGTGACTGATGAGGAAGGTGGTATCGAGCGTGCCGTCCTCGATCTTCGAGAGCAGGTCGCCGAGATAGCGCTGGACGTGGGTCTGCCCGGTGCGGACCTGCAGGCCTTTCTCCATCAGGGCGCCGAGCGGAAACTTGTCGGTCATCCCGCCATAGACGCCAGGAATGGAAACGCGCCCGCCAGGCCGAACCGCAAGGATCGCCTGTTTGAGCGCCTTTGCCCGGTCCGCACCGATACCGACCGTCTGCTTGGCGATATCGAGCAGGTTGTCGACAGCGAAACCGTGCGCTTCCATGCCGACGGCGTCGATGACCGCATCGACCCCGATGCCGCCCGACATTTCCATCAACGCTTCGCGCACGTCGGTATGGCGGAAGTCGATGGTCTCGGCGCCCATCTGCTTCGCCAGTTCGAGACGGTGCGGGTAGTGATCGATGGCGATGACCTTCGATGCGCCCATGACGATCGCGGACTGGATGGCGAACAGGCCGACGGGGCCGCAGCCCCAGACAGCGACCGTGTCGTCCGGCTGGATTTCGGCATTTTCCGCTCCCATCCAGCCTGTCGGAAGGATATCGGAAAGGAACAGAACCTTGTCGTCCTCCAGATGATCCGGAACTGCGATCGGCCCGACATCGGAAAACGGCACACGCACATATTCCGCCTGACCGCCCGAATATCCACCGGTCAGATGCGAATACCCGAACAGGCCGGCCATCGGGTGGCCGTAAAGCGTGGCCGACAGGTCCTGTTTCTCGGCGGGGTTGGAGTTCTCGCAGCAACTGAACTGCTCGATCTTGCAGTGGAAGCAACCACCGCAACTGATGGTGAATGGCACCACCACCCGCTGGCCTTTCTCGAGCGTGCTGTCCGCGCCGACCTCGACGACTTCGCCCATAAATTCGTGCCCGAGAATGTCACCGGTCTGCACGGCGGGAATGACACCGTCGTAAAGATGCAGATCGGATCCGCAAATGGCGGTCGAAGTGACCTTGATGATGGCATCGCGCGAATTGACGATTTCGGGATCGTCGACGGTTTCGACACGAACGTCCTTGGTGCCGTGGAAGGTAAGGGCTCTCATCATGCATTCTCCTGTCGCGCTGCCCGGGTCTGATCCTTGCGCCGGGCCGAGGTGGCGATTTCACCAGTTTCCATCAGCATCTTGAACCGTTTCAGGTCGTGACGCGCCTGCACCTCGGGTTCGCGCAAGAAGGCCTTGGCGACGGCGCGGCCAAGTTCGCCGGCCGGCGGATCGTAGGCGACGATCAAACTGACACGCGTTCCGCGATCACCGGGTGCGTCGCTGAAAGCGACCTTGCCTTCGGTTGATATGTCCGACCCTTCAACGGACCGCCATGCTATGACCTCGTTCTCGCGTTCTTCGGTGATCTCGGTCTCGACGTCGACGGTTCGCCCTGCGGGGGCGCGAATCGTCCAGACCGCACGATCCTTGCCCTTGGCTTCGACCTGTTCGAGATTTTCCATGAAGGCGGCGAGGTTCGAGAAGTCACGCCAGAATGCGAACAATTCGGCACGCGGCTTGCGAATGGTTACCGTTCGCCCGATCACATCGAACTGATCGCCCGACCCCTTGCGGGCGGTATATCCGGGGGCGTCATCCTCCCCCTTCCTGTGCCGGCTGCTCAGAAAGGCTCCGAAGGCGGCCGCTCCTGCTGCAAGACCGAGACCCGCCACGAGCGCGATGGGTCCTGTGTCCCTGTCCTGGGTCATCAAGTTTCTCCTGTTGCGTCATAGACATGAAAAACCGATCCTTCCTGCGGTTCCGAAACGGACCGCGAGGCAGGCCGAGGTGTTCGCTCAAGCGGACCGGCTGCCGTATTCGTGCCTTCCGGCCGCGGCACGTCTTGTCCGTCCCCGGCGGCGCATCTATGCGTTCGGCGCATGAGCACCTATCCAAAGACGCAGGCCCTGATGGCGCGTGGTCGCGATTTCCTCG from Aurantiacibacter spongiae carries:
- a CDS encoding zinc-dependent alcohol dehydrogenase — encoded protein: MRALTFHGTKDVRVETVDDPEIVNSRDAIIKVTSTAICGSDLHLYDGVIPAVQTGDILGHEFMGEVVEVGADSTLEKGQRVVVPFTISCGGCFHCKIEQFSCCENSNPAEKQDLSATLYGHPMAGLFGYSHLTGGYSGGQAEYVRVPFSDVGPIAVPDHLEDDKVLFLSDILPTGWMGAENAEIQPDDTVAVWGCGPVGLFAIQSAIVMGASKVIAIDHYPHRLELAKQMGAETIDFRHTDVREALMEMSGGIGVDAVIDAVGMEAHGFAVDNLLDIAKQTVGIGADRAKALKQAILAVRPGGRVSIPGVYGGMTDKFPLGALMEKGLQVRTGQTHVQRYLGDLLSKIEDGTLDTTFLISHRLPLEEAATGYKNFREKQDSWTKVVLKPGMETTQ
- a CDS encoding SRPBCC family protein, translating into MTQDRDTGPIALVAGLGLAAGAAAFGAFLSSRHRKGEDDAPGYTARKGSGDQFDVIGRTVTIRKPRAELFAFWRDFSNLAAFMENLEQVEAKGKDRAVWTIRAPAGRTVDVETEITEERENEVIAWRSVEGSDISTEGKVAFSDAPGDRGTRVSLIVAYDPPAGELGRAVAKAFLREPEVQARHDLKRFKMLMETGEIATSARRKDQTRAARQENA